A DNA window from Limanda limanda chromosome 6, fLimLim1.1, whole genome shotgun sequence contains the following coding sequences:
- the sidt2 gene encoding SID1 transmembrane family member 2 isoform X1: MLFRSCWKSRHKSGCGPAASCWIRAGLAALVWMCVSHLVCGAAALGETKNVVQKDAEFDVTYNDTVTSVNQTIYAFNQTVTRNKTEGVRVSVDVLSRGLESPILFVVRQKQAVLSFQIPLILRGLYQRKYPYDHVGRTLCQPPSRVASETQFFYVDVSTLSSQGTNYQLRVSRVESFTLLTDKKFSFTASPSQPQYFKYVFKDGVDTVIVKVNSDMTFPCSVMSVQDIQCPVYDLDNNVAFIGMYQTMTKKGAITVQRKDFPSNSFYVVVVVKTEDEACGGPLRFYPLSPDELMDAGNRSKSIDVVVTPAIDSKVYVMGMLFCLGIFFSIYLLTFIGACLEKKRMKETRVDYLNPADMSPAETASLLGKNEDGKTPVSPCEYGSIADNGSTLSSEAITDSATSTDNNYGYMERSLDSVGRSRRESLSSVEEDDYDTLDDINSDKNIVRTKKFLYVSDLSRKDKRVLSKKYQIYFWNIATIAVFYALPVIQLVITYQTVVNATGNQDICYYNFLCAHPLGALSAFNNILSNVGYVMLGLLFLLIVLKRDIVHNRALDRNDHNALECGIPKHFGLFYAMGTALMMEGLLSACYHVCPNYTNFQFDTSFMYMIAGLCMLKLYQKRHPDINASAYTAYACLAAVIFFSVLGVVFGRGNTVFWIVFSVIHILATLLLSTQLYYMGRWRLDSGIMRRMLNVIYTDFIRQCSMPMYIDRMVLLVMGNIVNWSLAAYGLLERPNDFASYLLAIAICNLLLYFAFYIIMKLRSGERIQCLALVLILFTAVVWGFALFFFFQGLSTWQKTPAESREHNRDCILLSFFDDHDIWHFLSSIAMFGSFLILLTMDDDVDHVPRDKIFVF, translated from the exons ATGTTGTTCAGGAGTTGCTGGAAGTCTCGCCATAAAAGCGGCTGTGGaccagctgcttcctgctggATCCGAGCCGGACTGGCCGCCCTGGTCTGGATGTGTGTGAGCCACCTGGTCTGCGGCGCGGCGGCGCTGGGGGAGACCAAGAACGTGGTGCAGAAGGACGCAGAGTTCGATGTCACCTACAATGACACGGTGACGAGTGTGAACCAGACCATCTACGCGTTCAACCAAACCGTCACCAGGAACAAG ACGGAGGGAGTACGCGTGTCCGTGGACGTGCTGTCACGGGGCTTGGAGAGTCCTATTCTGTTTGTGGTGCGACAGAAGCAAGCAGTGCTCTCCTTCCAGATCCCCCTCATCCTGAGAGGCCT ctacCAGAGGAAGTACCCTTATGATCATGTGGGCCGGACATTGTGCCAGCCTCCGTCACGGGTCGCCTCTGAAACCCAGTTCTTTTATGTAGACGTCTCTACCCTGTCCAGCCAGGGTACAAACTACCAGCTTAGGGTCAGCCGTGTGGAAAGCTTCACCCTTCT GACAGACAAGAAATTCAGCTTTACTGCATCACCATCCCAACCTCAG TACTTCAAGTATGTCTTTAAAGATGGGGTGGACACTGTGATCGTCAAGGTCAACTCAGACATGACCTTCCCCTGCTCTGTGATGTCCGTCCAGGACATCCAG TGCCCTGTCTATGACCTCGACAACAATGTGGCCTTCATTGGGATGTACCAGACAATGACCAAAAAAGGTGCCATCACTGTGCAG AGAAAAGATTTTCCAAGCAACAGTTTCTATGTGGTGGTCGTGGTAAAAACAGAGGACGAGGCATGTGGCGGTCCGCTGCGGTTCTACCCTCTTAGTCCTGATGAGCTGATGGACGCCGGCAACCGCAGCAAGAGCATCGATGTGGTGGTCACCCCTGCCATCGATT CAAAGGTGTATGTGATGGGCATGCTGTTCTGTCTGGGTATCTTCTTTTCCATCTACCTGCTCACCTTCATTGGGGCCTGTCTGGAGAAAAAGCG aatgaaAGAGACGAGAGTAGACTATCTGAATCCTGCTGACATGTCGCCTGCTGAGACAG CCTCTCTGCTTGGAAAGAACGAAGATG GCAAGACTCCAGTCTCACCGTGTGAATATGGCTCCATTG CTGACAACGGCAGCACTCTGAGCTCTGAGGCCATCACTGACAGCGCCACCTCCACTGATAATAACTACGGATACATGG AGCGATCGCTGGACAGTGTTGGACGAAGCAGGCGGGAGTCTCTGAGctctgtggaggaggatgactaTGACACACTGGATGACATCAATTCAGACAAAAACATAGTCCGCACCAAG AAATTTCTGTACGTGTCTGACCTGTCCCGCAAAGACAAGAGGGTCCTCAGCAAGAAATATCAAATATACTTCTG GAACATTGCCACCATTGCTGTCTTCTACGCCCTGCCAGTCATCCAGCTGGTCATCACCTATCAAACG GTTGTCAATGCCACAGGAAACCAGGACATTTGCTACTACAACTTCCTGTGTGCCCACCCCCTGGGAGCTCTAAG TGCATTCAACAACATACTCAGTAACGTTGGTTACGTGATGCTGGGACTCCTCTTCCTTCTAATTGTCCTCAAGAGAGATATTGTCCACAATCGAGCTCTGGACCGCAACGACCACAATGCGCTG GAATGTGGTATCCCAAAACACTTTGGTCTGTTTTATGCCATGGGAACTGCACTCATGATGGAGGGCTTGCTCAGTGCCTGCTACCACGTCTGTCCCAACTACACCAACTTCCAGTTTG ACACCTCCTTCATGTACATGATTGCCGGGCTGTGTATGTTGAAGCTGTATCAGAAGAGACACCCAGACATCAATGCAAGTGCTTACACTGCCTATGCCTGCCTGGCTGCAGtcatcttcttctctgtgcTTGGAGTG GTATTCGGGAGGGGAAACACAGTCTTCTGGATAGTTTTCTCAGTGATCCACATTCTGgccactctcctcctcagcaCACAGCTCTACTACATGGGCCGGTGGCGGCTCG acTCTGGGATCATGCGGAGGATGCTGAATGTCATCTACACAGATTTCATCAGGCAGTGCAGTATGCCTATGTACATT gACCGCATGGTTCTACTTGTGATGGGGAACATAGTCAACTGGTCTCT agCTGCCTACGGCCTCTTGGAGAGACCCAACGACTTTGCCTCCTACCTGTTGGCCATCGCCATCTGCAACCTGCTGCTCTACTTTGCCTTCTACATCATCATGAAG CTGCGGAGTGGTGAGAGAATCCAGTGTCTGGCCTTGGTGTTGATTCTCTTCACGGCTGTGGTGTGGGGATTTgcactctttttcttcttccagggTCTCAGCACCTGGCAG AAAACACCAGCAGAGTCTCGTGAGCACAACAGAGACTGCATCCTGCTTTCATTCTTCGACGACCACGACATTTGGCACTTTCTCTCGTCCATCGCCATGTTTGGATCCTTCCTG ATTCTGTTGACTATGGATGACGACGTCGACCACGTCCCGAGAGACAAGATCTTCGTCTTCTAG
- the sidt2 gene encoding SID1 transmembrane family member 2 isoform X2 — translation MLFRSCWKSRHKSGCGPAASCWIRAGLAALVWMCVSHLVCGAAALGETKNVVQKDAEFDVTYNDTVTSVNQTIYAFNQTVTRNKTEGVRVSVDVLSRGLESPILFVVRQKQAVLSFQIPLILRGLYQRKYPYDHVGRTLCQPPSRVASETQFFYVDVSTLSSQGTNYQLRVSRVESFTLLTDKKFSFTASPSQPQYFKYVFKDGVDTVIVKVNSDMTFPCSVMSVQDIQCPVYDLDNNVAFIGMYQTMTKKGAITVQRKDFPSNSFYVVVVVKTEDEACGGPLRFYPLSPDELMDAGNRSKSIDVVVTPAIDSKVYVMGMLFCLGIFFSIYLLTFIGACLEKKRMKETRVDYLNPADMSPAETGKTPVSPCEYGSIADNGSTLSSEAITDSATSTDNNYGYMERSLDSVGRSRRESLSSVEEDDYDTLDDINSDKNIVRTKKFLYVSDLSRKDKRVLSKKYQIYFWNIATIAVFYALPVIQLVITYQTVVNATGNQDICYYNFLCAHPLGALSAFNNILSNVGYVMLGLLFLLIVLKRDIVHNRALDRNDHNALECGIPKHFGLFYAMGTALMMEGLLSACYHVCPNYTNFQFDTSFMYMIAGLCMLKLYQKRHPDINASAYTAYACLAAVIFFSVLGVVFGRGNTVFWIVFSVIHILATLLLSTQLYYMGRWRLDSGIMRRMLNVIYTDFIRQCSMPMYIDRMVLLVMGNIVNWSLAAYGLLERPNDFASYLLAIAICNLLLYFAFYIIMKLRSGERIQCLALVLILFTAVVWGFALFFFFQGLSTWQKTPAESREHNRDCILLSFFDDHDIWHFLSSIAMFGSFLILLTMDDDVDHVPRDKIFVF, via the exons ATGTTGTTCAGGAGTTGCTGGAAGTCTCGCCATAAAAGCGGCTGTGGaccagctgcttcctgctggATCCGAGCCGGACTGGCCGCCCTGGTCTGGATGTGTGTGAGCCACCTGGTCTGCGGCGCGGCGGCGCTGGGGGAGACCAAGAACGTGGTGCAGAAGGACGCAGAGTTCGATGTCACCTACAATGACACGGTGACGAGTGTGAACCAGACCATCTACGCGTTCAACCAAACCGTCACCAGGAACAAG ACGGAGGGAGTACGCGTGTCCGTGGACGTGCTGTCACGGGGCTTGGAGAGTCCTATTCTGTTTGTGGTGCGACAGAAGCAAGCAGTGCTCTCCTTCCAGATCCCCCTCATCCTGAGAGGCCT ctacCAGAGGAAGTACCCTTATGATCATGTGGGCCGGACATTGTGCCAGCCTCCGTCACGGGTCGCCTCTGAAACCCAGTTCTTTTATGTAGACGTCTCTACCCTGTCCAGCCAGGGTACAAACTACCAGCTTAGGGTCAGCCGTGTGGAAAGCTTCACCCTTCT GACAGACAAGAAATTCAGCTTTACTGCATCACCATCCCAACCTCAG TACTTCAAGTATGTCTTTAAAGATGGGGTGGACACTGTGATCGTCAAGGTCAACTCAGACATGACCTTCCCCTGCTCTGTGATGTCCGTCCAGGACATCCAG TGCCCTGTCTATGACCTCGACAACAATGTGGCCTTCATTGGGATGTACCAGACAATGACCAAAAAAGGTGCCATCACTGTGCAG AGAAAAGATTTTCCAAGCAACAGTTTCTATGTGGTGGTCGTGGTAAAAACAGAGGACGAGGCATGTGGCGGTCCGCTGCGGTTCTACCCTCTTAGTCCTGATGAGCTGATGGACGCCGGCAACCGCAGCAAGAGCATCGATGTGGTGGTCACCCCTGCCATCGATT CAAAGGTGTATGTGATGGGCATGCTGTTCTGTCTGGGTATCTTCTTTTCCATCTACCTGCTCACCTTCATTGGGGCCTGTCTGGAGAAAAAGCG aatgaaAGAGACGAGAGTAGACTATCTGAATCCTGCTGACATGTCGCCTGCTGAGACAG GCAAGACTCCAGTCTCACCGTGTGAATATGGCTCCATTG CTGACAACGGCAGCACTCTGAGCTCTGAGGCCATCACTGACAGCGCCACCTCCACTGATAATAACTACGGATACATGG AGCGATCGCTGGACAGTGTTGGACGAAGCAGGCGGGAGTCTCTGAGctctgtggaggaggatgactaTGACACACTGGATGACATCAATTCAGACAAAAACATAGTCCGCACCAAG AAATTTCTGTACGTGTCTGACCTGTCCCGCAAAGACAAGAGGGTCCTCAGCAAGAAATATCAAATATACTTCTG GAACATTGCCACCATTGCTGTCTTCTACGCCCTGCCAGTCATCCAGCTGGTCATCACCTATCAAACG GTTGTCAATGCCACAGGAAACCAGGACATTTGCTACTACAACTTCCTGTGTGCCCACCCCCTGGGAGCTCTAAG TGCATTCAACAACATACTCAGTAACGTTGGTTACGTGATGCTGGGACTCCTCTTCCTTCTAATTGTCCTCAAGAGAGATATTGTCCACAATCGAGCTCTGGACCGCAACGACCACAATGCGCTG GAATGTGGTATCCCAAAACACTTTGGTCTGTTTTATGCCATGGGAACTGCACTCATGATGGAGGGCTTGCTCAGTGCCTGCTACCACGTCTGTCCCAACTACACCAACTTCCAGTTTG ACACCTCCTTCATGTACATGATTGCCGGGCTGTGTATGTTGAAGCTGTATCAGAAGAGACACCCAGACATCAATGCAAGTGCTTACACTGCCTATGCCTGCCTGGCTGCAGtcatcttcttctctgtgcTTGGAGTG GTATTCGGGAGGGGAAACACAGTCTTCTGGATAGTTTTCTCAGTGATCCACATTCTGgccactctcctcctcagcaCACAGCTCTACTACATGGGCCGGTGGCGGCTCG acTCTGGGATCATGCGGAGGATGCTGAATGTCATCTACACAGATTTCATCAGGCAGTGCAGTATGCCTATGTACATT gACCGCATGGTTCTACTTGTGATGGGGAACATAGTCAACTGGTCTCT agCTGCCTACGGCCTCTTGGAGAGACCCAACGACTTTGCCTCCTACCTGTTGGCCATCGCCATCTGCAACCTGCTGCTCTACTTTGCCTTCTACATCATCATGAAG CTGCGGAGTGGTGAGAGAATCCAGTGTCTGGCCTTGGTGTTGATTCTCTTCACGGCTGTGGTGTGGGGATTTgcactctttttcttcttccagggTCTCAGCACCTGGCAG AAAACACCAGCAGAGTCTCGTGAGCACAACAGAGACTGCATCCTGCTTTCATTCTTCGACGACCACGACATTTGGCACTTTCTCTCGTCCATCGCCATGTTTGGATCCTTCCTG ATTCTGTTGACTATGGATGACGACGTCGACCACGTCCCGAGAGACAAGATCTTCGTCTTCTAG